GAGTCCCGGTTCCTCCGGGATCTGGGCTCGGCCATGGCTTCTCTGTTGGACGGGCTGGTCAGCATCGTGGCTCAGGAGGCTCTCAAGTACACAGTGCTCTCAGGTAGGAGGATGCTCACGCAGGAATCGCATGGTCTTTGTTCAGTTGACCTGTGTTTTGATACAGGAGCGTTTGGAACCAAATCTCCTGCCTGTGAAGAGTTGATTTTAGTTTAACAATCGCAATGATCTCATCAAGCCAATGTCCTTCTGTTGTATTGATTATTGTCACTCCGGGCAGGCATCGTGGCGGCTCTGACATGGCCTGCGTCTTTGCTGGCGGCAGCCAGCGTCATCGACAACCcatggtgtgtttgtctgaacCGCTCCGCTGAGGTGGGGAAACATCTGGCACAGGTGTTGAGAAGTAGACAGCAGGTATGGTTCTACATCTACATCCGTTGTTATCACACACTTTACTGTAGTGTACGACAGCACTGTGTCAGCTGTCACTGTAAAAGGGGTAGTTGTATATTAATAAGTGACATTTCTGACATCAGGAGGATGACAGTTACTTCAGAGTTgtgcatctttcttttttccttttttcttccttccttccttccttccttcattccttccttccttccttccttccttccttcctgtatGTGAAGGGGAAGCGCCCCGTCAGCCTTATAGGTTTCAGTCTTGGGGCAAGAGTTATCTACTACTGTCTGCAGGAGCTTGCCAATGACCAAGGTATGAACACTTTTTTCCTAATACTGACTGACAAAATGCTGgaatcatttaaattttttaaaatgcgTTTATACTTTTTGAGATATCCCTGAGCTGAAGTCATGATTTTAAAGGCCACACTGATAAAcaaatcatcatgttttctacTAAATCCTGGGAGAAGCAGAATAAAATTTTCATGTTGATGGCCCTAAAACAATTTGAATATGGTTTACCCTTGGGGATCAAACTGTAAtgtaattcagtttttaattttccagaGGTTTTTACATTCTACATTGATTTGATGAACAGGTAGTGAAGGGATGGTGGAGGATGTGGTCCTGCTGGGGGCCCCAGTGGACGGCTCGGAAAAGGCCTGGGAGAGAATGACCAGGGTAGTGGCTGGAAAAATAGTAAACGGATACTGCAGGTAAAACTCAGTTAATGCTgtaaaatgttgacatttttaaactaaatgCTTTTTTATGTACTCATTGTTTAGTCATTGTATATTACATTGTATATTGCAGTGAGGGGGTTTGTCTGGAGTAGATTTGGAAACTACGGTACTGACAGGAATAAATGACTCCTCTGTATTATCTCTGAATTATCTCCCCATCAGAGGAGATTGGCTCCTGGGGTTCTTGTACCGGAGTTCAGTGGCACAACTGTCTGTTGCTGGGCTACAGCCAATCAACGTCCAGGATCGACGCATAATCAATGTGGATCTTTCCTCTGTGGTGAGTCACAGCTCTTATTTAAATTAGGAAAGTTTCCttaatgaatacattttcaggTGTATGCTGTATGAGCTGAAGGTTGTTTCACATCTATCTCAaggttttcacattttcagaaaaccCACATGCAGCAGTCGTCTTAAACTGACACTGCTCAAGGTTCGGTTTGTGTTCAGTGCCACATTTGTTTGCTGGATTAAAGTCTCTGACATAATACAAGGTGGTCTTTGACTACTTTTAATAAGAGGGAACAAAGCTCACACAGTCCTAGATAAAAcattactgacacacaaaactATAATACATCTGCAGCTGCTCTTTCCTTCGGTTATAAAAGTTTAGACAAATAAGTAAGTCAgagatgttttttctctgaaatgatACTTTCCATTGGTAAAAGTTAGCTGTGCTTTCTCTCGGAACAGGCTGCGCTCCACAACCGAAAAGTACTCAGAGcacatacctccaccaaggccaaacaaacGTACACGTGTTTGAAATCCAGATTATtgtctggatctgcaccaaattgcaCAAACTCATAaatctcaacaccataaatatatatatatatatatatatatgatttttttacatcaagatccaaacattatttcctgacaAATTGACTAAtatcaatgtcaaaaaactgcCCTATCTTGCaatgttaaaggagctatttataagtAAGCTACATAGTCAGCGTTagcattcacagctgtttactcactgGTCTAGAAGACgtgttgcaagttcagcatcgaACTgaacagaggtggaaagaaacacctcgtctctatcatgtcttttcttctacggAAGTTAGtgtgctaaccagctaacctcGACtcgtctcatcactttccgatatcgactcactgtagcctccagtgaGTAGACGTAGCCcattttttaagataaacatTCCTGGATCCGTCCTTTTAACTGGATCAGCAACAGATTTAATGGGATAATAATCTTGCcgtcaaacaaacaacaaaacctcCTTCAGGTAGGAGGTGGGAAGTAGGCAGTAATAATCTTTGTCAAATCATTCTCTTATTCTCAACTGTTTTTGTAATCTTACCATTTCCCTTAAtaagttttaattaatttctattttacaCAACACTGAGGAATTATTACTGAGGAGTTGTTACGGCTAACATTATGATGGCAAActgttgcctatttacacatccggCAGACACAGAGTAAAATTAGTGTTCATTTGGAGTCGGAAACCCAATATTCACTCTgtgtagctctgtttttgtctccattGACTCCATTAGCTGCTAACTCTCTGCTGTCCGATGCTGGGCAGGTAGCTTACCCTGGGTTTATTCGAGATTTCTCactgtcagcagctgcttctgGAAACAAGATTTATGGGAGCGGCGAGAAATTATTTAAAGCAGTGAAGTTGCATGagcataaaaccaaaacaacgagctgTAAGACGCCAAAACACTATAGAGCTAGAAGGAACTACAGAGTCTGGTCTCACCATGAATAACCCTCTTCTATAAACATAATCATTTCACCTATTgttcatgtaaaaacattggttagtgcagctttaaacaaacacccaccttgatgtttttgtggaagaaatgtgtattttagtaattattatattatatatatatatatatatatataatatatatatatattatatattaaaaaaactgttgataataaatgttattaaaatgatataataaattttttttttttttgatgcagtTATTAAATACATGATTTTAATAGCACTTTAAAATAGACAGGTATGTTGTTTAAATAAGATTAAAAGATAatagaaataatagaaaataaaaaatttaaagtaAGGCCCCTGCTGGTCTGTTTCAGCTCACAGCAATGCCTGACTGTCACCCTTCAAATCAACATGAGTCCACAAACTTGACACTGAGTATTTATCATGGTAGATGTTTTGTTGAACCAGGTAAAGCATCAGAGGTTTAAACATTTCACACGactgaacattaaaaaaggACAGTAAAAACATACTTGACATGTGTGAAGCACCAACAGTATAAACTTGGGGAATAGTAAAACttactgtacaaaaaaaaataataatagtattataATAACCTAAAGTTACAAAAAGATTTTACACTGTAATttacagaaatatgtttttttagtCAGACATTAAAGCCGTGTTTCTGCTCCCCAGGTGAAAGGTCACTTGGACTACATGCGTCAGATGGACACCATCTTGGTGGCAGTAGGGGTTCCCACCAAAGAAGTCCCAGGAGCCTCCTTCACTCTTCCTCAGCCTGTAACAGTTACAAAGGGGACAGCGGACGTCGCTGACCAAGCTCCCAGTGAGACACAAAACCCAGCTGAGAGGGCTGAGACTTGTACAGAAAACAGTGGACACTTGAAGGAGGCGGAAGAGAACGAGGAGACGGGGGACGGCTGGGACATCCCTGATATTTCAGACCTGCTGGACTCTTTGAATGATACAGGAGCGGAGAATCAAATTGCAGTCACGAACAATTCACCACCTACGTCCGAGGACAAGGACACAAATGACGACACAGCGTCTGCTTTTAAGGCCCAGTGTGACGGTGCGAAGGAGGCCGACCCCGATAATGAACACATATCATGGAGCTGGGATGATACACACTGGACTACGGAGCACACGCACGAACAAAGGCGGCCGAATGTGTAAAGAGCATGTTACAGGACCAGCTGCCTCCTTCTCATCTCCTCAAGTTTTCCTCTGCATCAAAcccagaaaatattttttacattcacaacacactgacatacgGCAGCTTCAAGTGAAAAGCCCCCAGAATTAACCACTTACAGGTATTTTTAGACTTATGTATTAATTCAGTAACAATTtagagcagttttttttttttttacgaacTTTAAATAGTGTCgtaatttattttctaaactCAATGTGAGATCAAATACCTGTACAtattgcttgtgttttgtaGGATTCAGCAGGTGCCACAAAAAGGTGATATCTCATCTAATTTTCATCCGTCGGCTTGGTTGCTATGGATATTATCGCAGCAATTGGATTTCCATAAGGCCTGCGGGCCACTCAGTGAATATGTCTTCTTCAAGGcctttcctgtctgtcctccacCTGTGCTAATGTGAAGTGCTGCTCACTTTAGAGCTTACGTAAAGTGTTTACATTGCTTACATAGTGTACTGGCTCTGATAACTGGACACAGCCTTAACcctgactgttttgttttaataatactCCCCTAGTGGTTTTCCAACATTTCATAGATGGAGAGGAACACGCTATTCCAGATGGGATGGAGCGTATTCA
The genomic region above belongs to Seriola aureovittata isolate HTS-2021-v1 ecotype China chromosome 9, ASM2101889v1, whole genome shotgun sequence and contains:
- the tmco4 gene encoding transmembrane and coiled-coil domain-containing protein 4, whose amino-acid sequence is MAMEEKQCSTDDNFAPDPGGAETTQETPCDQSQEKVIGRQLSEQGRFAYAALCGVSLGQLFIGPDNSVFREQYLQGLVRWLDLDESVMPVMGAFLSGLGFEGSDTFLSILQAEPLLAAGATPIIQDLVSFSVKDGQYDARSRVLIRHVSCLLRVSPQQLEEFEETLGERLREAGEESEEESSRRQRRERGRKLRRYLLIGLATVGGGTVIGVTGGLAAPLVAAGAGAVLGAGGAAALGSATGIAIMASLFGAAGAGLTGYKMNKCVGAIEEFEFLPLSSGKHLHLTIAVTGWLCSGKYSSFQAPWCSLGECGEQYCLVWESRFLRDLGSAMASLLDGLVSIVAQEALKYTVLSGIVAALTWPASLLAAASVIDNPWCVCLNRSAEVGKHLAQVLRSRQQGKRPVSLIGFSLGARVIYYCLQELANDQGSEGMVEDVVLLGAPVDGSEKAWERMTRVVAGKIVNGYCRGDWLLGFLYRSSVAQLSVAGLQPINVQDRRIINVDLSSVVKGHLDYMRQMDTILVAVGVPTKEVPGASFTLPQPVTVTKGTADVADQAPSETQNPAERAETCTENSGHLKEAEENEETGDGWDIPDISDLLDSLNDTGAENQIAVTNNSPPTSEDKDTNDDTASAFKAQCDGAKEADPDNEHISWSWDDTHWTTEHTHEQRRPNV